Proteins encoded within one genomic window of Dyadobacter chenhuakuii:
- a CDS encoding methyltransferase has product MKKELSAIDAKYEAQKIAFGPMYFQAVVALRELGILQFISNNRKGVSIETIIEKTGVSEYSVTLLLEAAEVLGVVEVEDDIIKISKIGFFLLKDEMTRVNINFMNDVCYLGAKNMTESFKNGKPEGLKVLGNWPTIYEGLSVLPEPAKTSWFEFDHYYSDNAFPEALKIVFRNNPKLIFDVGGNTGKWSFACCKHDPNVRLKILDLPVQLKVAQANATERNLLDRISFHPIDLLDRSQEIPKGADVIWMSQFLDCFSKEQIIQILENACYAASENTTLYILEPFFDNQNFPAAHHSLVATSLYFTIMANGNSKMYRVEVMKDLARQAGFEIVETYPLIGDSYHTILECKKRA; this is encoded by the coding sequence ATGAAAAAAGAATTGTCGGCAATTGACGCCAAGTATGAAGCACAAAAAATAGCATTTGGTCCCATGTATTTTCAAGCGGTCGTTGCGCTTCGGGAATTGGGCATTTTGCAGTTTATCAGCAACAATCGGAAAGGTGTCAGCATTGAGACGATTATTGAAAAAACCGGTGTGTCGGAGTATAGTGTTACTTTGTTGCTGGAAGCCGCTGAGGTTCTTGGGGTTGTGGAAGTGGAAGACGACATTATTAAAATTTCCAAGATCGGTTTTTTCCTCCTGAAAGACGAAATGACGCGGGTCAATATCAACTTCATGAATGATGTTTGCTATCTCGGTGCAAAAAATATGACCGAAAGCTTCAAAAATGGCAAACCTGAGGGGCTGAAAGTGCTGGGCAACTGGCCGACCATTTACGAGGGACTTTCTGTATTACCGGAGCCAGCGAAAACTTCCTGGTTCGAATTTGACCATTATTATTCGGACAACGCATTTCCCGAAGCATTAAAAATTGTGTTCAGGAACAATCCAAAATTAATTTTTGACGTAGGCGGAAACACAGGTAAATGGTCATTTGCATGCTGCAAGCACGATCCTAATGTCAGGTTAAAAATACTTGACCTTCCAGTTCAGCTGAAAGTGGCACAGGCCAATGCAACGGAGCGGAATTTACTGGACCGCATTAGTTTCCACCCGATTGACCTCCTGGATCGTTCGCAGGAAATCCCGAAGGGCGCTGATGTGATCTGGATGAGTCAGTTTCTGGATTGCTTTTCAAAAGAGCAGATCATTCAGATCCTCGAAAATGCGTGCTATGCAGCTTCCGAAAACACGACGCTCTACATCCTGGAACCCTTTTTCGACAACCAGAATTTCCCGGCTGCTCATCATAGCCTGGTGGCTACATCGCTCTATTTCACAATTATGGCGAATGGAAACAGCAAAATGTATCGTGTGGAAGTAATGAAGGATCTGGCCCGTCAGGCTGGGTTCGAAATCGTGGAAACCTATCCGTTGATCGGCGATAGCTATCATACTATTTTGGAATGCAAAAAACGGGCTTAG
- a CDS encoding beta-ketoacyl-ACP synthase III produces MSDAYITRIAKFLPNEPVSNDEMEAYLGYINGKPSKSKALVLRNNGIKNRYYALLKDGTTTHTNAEMAALAVTKLFEKNTSEIKDVDLISCATSSPDQLMPSHGSMVHGYLKDTGPVEVVSPSGVCCAGMHAFKYAYMSVKLGEKQKAVACASERLSPVLRADQFEDEVQQLLRLEKNPYLAFEKDFLRWMLSDGAGAFLVESEPNKSGISLKIDWIEGCSYANEEEACMYMGADKQEDGTLKSYKDFKSEQVLEQSVFSIKQDVKLLGEKIVKLGFAKLKDILDKRGISMDEVSYFLPHLSSYFFENKIEDFCNENGMPISKEKWYTNLVTKGNVGSASIYMMLEEVFYSGALKKGEKILLAVPESSRFSYMFCMLTVC; encoded by the coding sequence ATGTCAGACGCATATATTACCAGAATTGCCAAGTTTTTGCCGAATGAGCCCGTTTCCAATGATGAAATGGAAGCATATTTAGGATATATAAATGGAAAGCCTTCCAAATCAAAAGCACTTGTTTTACGTAATAACGGCATAAAAAACAGATATTATGCGCTGCTGAAAGACGGCACAACGACGCATACCAATGCAGAAATGGCGGCGCTGGCGGTAACAAAACTTTTTGAAAAAAATACATCGGAAATAAAGGACGTGGACCTGATCAGTTGTGCTACGTCGAGCCCGGACCAACTGATGCCCTCACACGGTTCAATGGTGCACGGCTACTTGAAAGACACCGGCCCTGTTGAGGTTGTGTCGCCTTCGGGCGTTTGCTGCGCGGGGATGCACGCTTTCAAATATGCCTACATGTCTGTAAAACTGGGCGAAAAGCAAAAAGCGGTGGCCTGTGCTTCCGAAAGGCTTTCTCCTGTTTTGCGCGCGGATCAGTTTGAGGATGAAGTGCAGCAGCTTTTAAGGCTTGAAAAAAATCCTTATCTGGCTTTCGAAAAAGACTTTCTACGCTGGATGTTGTCGGATGGCGCCGGCGCTTTCCTTGTCGAATCCGAGCCCAACAAGTCCGGGATATCATTGAAAATTGATTGGATAGAAGGCTGCTCCTATGCCAACGAGGAGGAGGCATGCATGTATATGGGCGCTGACAAGCAGGAGGACGGTACGCTTAAAAGCTATAAAGATTTTAAAAGTGAGCAGGTCCTGGAACAGTCTGTGTTCAGTATCAAGCAGGATGTGAAGCTTTTAGGAGAAAAAATTGTTAAATTGGGTTTTGCCAAATTAAAAGATATCCTCGACAAACGGGGGATCAGCATGGATGAAGTGAGCTATTTCCTGCCGCACTTGTCCAGCTACTTTTTTGAAAACAAAATCGAAGACTTCTGTAACGAGAACGGCATGCCGATTTCAAAGGAAAAGTGGTATACCAACCTGGTTACCAAGGGCAATGTAGGTTCGGCTTCGATTTATATGATGCTTGAAGAAGTTTTTTACAGCGGGGCACTGAAAAAGGGTGAGAAGATACTTTTAGCAGTTCCCGAAAGCTCCCGCTTCTCTTATATGTTCTGTATGTTGACCGTTTGCTGA
- a CDS encoding BtrH N-terminal domain-containing protein — MNIDSHTDEFRHVQTAHCENGVTTALLRYHGLDFMTEPLAFGMGSGLFYIQIPFLTVNNGPAISFRTMPGAIFKRTCNSLNVDVTRKKFSNVASAEAFLDKKVQEGVPVACQVGVFHLTYFPKEYRFHFNAHNLIVFGQEDNNYLISDPVMEDVTTLSKSDLSRVRFAQGPLAPKGHIYYPERVKPVTDDMIRKGIVKGIRRNVRDMLKIPGSFAGVDGIRHTAGHIRKWRDKLGLKKASLYLGQIVRMQEEIGTGGGGFRFLYGAFLEEASAYMQDDRLSAVSEDFTKAGDMWRASAIKMAGVYKGRLTEQKDFDEIADMLVDIRLVEKEAFQKLSRMSLGK; from the coding sequence GTGAATATTGATAGCCATACGGATGAGTTCCGCCACGTTCAGACCGCACATTGTGAGAATGGGGTTACCACGGCATTGTTGCGTTATCACGGTCTGGATTTCATGACCGAGCCGCTGGCTTTTGGAATGGGTTCGGGGCTTTTTTACATTCAGATTCCTTTCCTTACTGTTAATAACGGCCCTGCGATTTCTTTCAGGACCATGCCGGGTGCTATTTTCAAGCGGACTTGCAATTCACTTAATGTAGATGTGACGCGGAAAAAATTCTCAAATGTAGCCTCAGCGGAAGCGTTCCTGGACAAAAAAGTCCAGGAAGGCGTCCCGGTGGCCTGCCAGGTCGGCGTTTTTCACCTTACTTATTTTCCAAAAGAATACCGGTTCCATTTCAATGCCCATAACCTGATCGTTTTCGGGCAGGAAGACAATAATTATCTTATCAGTGATCCGGTCATGGAGGATGTGACCACTTTATCCAAGTCGGATCTCAGCCGCGTTCGTTTTGCACAAGGCCCGCTGGCTCCGAAAGGACACATTTATTATCCTGAACGGGTGAAACCGGTGACCGATGACATGATCCGTAAAGGGATTGTAAAAGGAATCCGTCGGAATGTGCGTGATATGCTCAAAATTCCGGGCAGCTTTGCCGGCGTGGATGGCATCAGGCACACAGCGGGGCATATCCGCAAGTGGCGCGATAAGCTTGGGCTGAAAAAAGCCAGCCTTTATCTGGGTCAAATTGTTCGGATGCAGGAAGAGATCGGCACAGGCGGAGGCGGTTTTCGGTTCCTATACGGTGCATTTCTGGAAGAAGCGTCCGCTTACATGCAGGATGATCGTTTGTCGGCTGTTTCTGAGGACTTTACCAAAGCAGGCGACATGTGGCGCGCGAGTGCGATCAAAATGGCGGGCGTTTACAAAGGCCGGTTGACGGAACAAAAAGATTTTGATGAAATAGCCGATATGCTGGTTGATATCAGATTGGTAGAGAAAGAAGCGTTTCAGAAACTATCGCGCATGAGTCTTGGTAAATGA
- a CDS encoding ABC transporter ATP-binding protein, translating into MTEPVSIEIQNVSKKYKTAQENSLTDVSLNIGTSDIFGLLGPNGAGKTTLISILCGIIPPSSGTVNFYYQNQFISEQERKSHIGFVPQEYAFYQELTPRQNLDYFGAMYNLGREELEARREDLLEILGLARFADKKVGSFSGGMKRRVNLAIGIIHKPDILFLDEPTVGVDVQSRNAIIRYLQEINKAGTTIIYTSHHMSEAEEFCKHIALIDHGRVIAKGDLTDLRKTHHAPNLQSLFIKLTGEEYRD; encoded by the coding sequence ATGACCGAACCGGTTAGCATTGAAATACAAAACGTTTCTAAAAAATATAAAACTGCGCAGGAAAACAGCCTTACCGACGTCTCCCTGAACATTGGTACGTCTGATATTTTTGGCTTGCTGGGACCTAATGGGGCCGGCAAGACAACATTGATCTCGATCCTTTGCGGCATAATCCCGCCATCTTCCGGAACGGTTAACTTTTACTACCAAAACCAATTTATTTCCGAACAGGAACGCAAAAGCCATATTGGGTTTGTTCCTCAGGAATATGCTTTCTACCAGGAACTTACGCCGCGGCAAAACCTGGATTACTTCGGCGCCATGTATAACCTGGGCAGGGAAGAGCTTGAAGCGCGTCGGGAAGATCTGCTGGAAATTTTGGGATTGGCCCGGTTTGCGGATAAAAAAGTCGGGTCGTTTTCAGGCGGGATGAAACGCCGGGTTAACCTCGCGATCGGCATTATTCACAAACCCGATATCCTTTTTCTGGACGAGCCCACAGTGGGGGTCGATGTGCAAAGCCGCAATGCGATCATCCGCTATTTGCAGGAAATAAATAAGGCCGGGACGACCATCATCTACACTTCCCACCACATGTCCGAAGCAGAGGAATTCTGCAAGCACATTGCGCTCATTGACCATGGTAGGGTTATTGCTAAAGGCGACCTTACAGATCTGAGGAAAACGCATCACGCTCCTAATCTGCAATCATTATTTATCAAACTGACAGGGGAGGAGTACAGGGATTAA